In Daphnia pulicaria isolate SC F1-1A chromosome 9, SC_F0-13Bv2, whole genome shotgun sequence, a single genomic region encodes these proteins:
- the LOC124312780 gene encoding mucin-17-like isoform X2, translating into MTTFAATATKTNQPLQLFTMFPPGGASTLKGFAAPAAFGTTTTTTATAGGSDPLRNHHFRGSHGDEEGEGSGVDPGLPPALFADGPTPHPPLRPVRHVQHATQWAESKTTVAPGLIVRSTTATVNTTQWSEYSTTVTEDRVIHGRSSSSTQFQTIRSNSGPSAAAAPNSSVMTSAQYLDDLQLPTQQLDLAAQLGKGSIARKGSLGGRRPPTIRYRRVNSQGSLPYEEQQQLLQQHQQQQLSGMMAPTGSSAPSMNGTESIRSGRSRTPPPRPPPPVFRQQQQQQHQPPKPLDQQPVPVTAAVTLQLPPQTDWNCSRSGTPPSLPANSPPPLPDREDLDFVMDEVSSSASLSSSSPSPIPGMTDVVEINDKESVGEDGEVVRRRTIITLGPRVVVVGTAPSAAGGAEGSSSSINITLLNGGPVTSSQSNDSTKATTEHHQAVAAPDDTPQRANARASAYNARRTIEQRRQQQQQQQLQQQQQQEDEQEEEEEEDEIQEPEQVQREQSPAPVVVTKTPPASTYLYGEKGSPASSFGGSSLRTMSISMSFDDLDETNSNASMTEQQRMRSGGRNRSEAWYERRQSYGFEAADKLQSLLNTSGSSDVPSITGTAVSRSCDSLCSTVRSTSSAIEKMIPPWIKNPSPKQAEEETGKSPTGSSRLSYFAQSIDDVSADDESEEDHLTQKDAVRESGTPSSVATEHKTTAQPRRTPTPTSVQRSESSRSATNVLEEAEPIWLRDLRVRRSLRDGRRKPPVIKSPPPIETPVWLGVKLRPTGLSLIDPDPSAGPTSSTSHLPSPTKPHNYTPIFTFTNTSTTSKIQQHLRNSRENLLASAQSSPEPARKKSEEKPPAPAVTTTLKVSVSSLASSNESREELANHQTVIESCHNNNTTTFRVVPANKANAKPVPSSSIVIVNSSRESLHSIGTADNASSFSCETGNNNKLNHHKSIELMRMLEETPLVSTNGVPLRHDRMDSASGVNTETGSVYSMGDWTECSSTIASVKNSNEDLTQINQTEGQRKAKKVAFGADVKEESDQKRSRPRRIRSRSPESRLREWQERLEEVKSTIIHHHQTATVNQHPEFGVGICISAPTSGGLPLRMFGDDIKDTIQQQPESNASTNHFASQSSPTSDTFRSLLQPRKPYTITPTAVVNPAVTTPVVKESVVIDSYPPMMKAYSTAPPVEVSPSRPTPMVIRNGIVNFDSSVERKIVILEEKETIPAPKSILKKRSVENLLDLDRNCEPAIKPAVIPVIPAAIPVIPVQVVTGSQSVHSGITVSMTNQKKEPPPEQQEILPWRIHLKHVEQPPTINSVAIQQQPQPEVVVPPWRIELNRKKTPPFVPRASTPENFFSRGRSPASSESSATSIPGMSAAELIRNLRPNPVMMVARCEVRESVFRPPSNSIEPEAETIVPPESDPLSVRTDHGYHSMEPEAESSLIKRHHSSSARQQTTVDETKTIDETIAQLNETIEEIRSLDRTETEFDRNAIHSIPVEVVAPKMMDFTPAASSSPAKNHEKSCAPPAGLVHSKSASKLPENRFVVREIRPCSAVQDSRSYFHSTTSSKETTHHHSAVTSNRRDSVEAEGPEAKAASANTQLQRLRETTKLLADGHPQLRADPTLSPSRLMQTNESNNHNRSSSTNNTSHKNQNGDVTTPTVMMTPVKLLASPEQKGRLSFVMASGVDDDDVTAAHPTIPTIPVVHHKPVVPELADSSVEELLSRFEKSADDVLPDPPLIRKSSSATSMTSSTFNSSSTTTTTNQLRTTQFTKQVKKSSVTAPLAVGMNKPLPAKRSNSIELTSGMPEEKAALLVRKFFGNSVIETKKSRMAKTETIMEESSELGFSSSFSEEKSLLEVAVETFSSPTPPPPAEDPSFPDCDDFFHRPSSETEGMSTSSFGSVLDVMTDTTTDDERSNRTTSSMTMTNTSRYSSCSERSVKLSDIINRQDRPSLLDSVPSSSAVTPLMDEYSCATSESASIAISLCQTTTDSSSTGSAFSRSGSSSIRRNKTQRHPTVIRKDKSGVPVVSVKSSIRSPTSKSRGGASTPSRGSHHRSCTASPSTSSTPGVRRRSNGSSSVKSTGDPVKTVPSVTRSSKSASSLAAAPVRPPRALQQINQSTEVKRRSLRTSTSGSTLRNATAASSAKSPAAASASRRSPAPPVDRKTSGGVPLANRTNRLVTITSYKSRNSASAKPDEISAVSGIKVTPVAVGSGHYKIRMDQRIAAATTEKASKTSTQKISTSQRTTGTKTSTTSEKRSTTTTTSSRNSTLKQQCDK; encoded by the exons TTGCCGACGCAGCAGCTGGACTTGGCCGCTCAGCTGGGTAAAGGATCCATCGCCCGCAAAGGATCGCTGGGAGGCCGGAGGCCGCCGACCATTCGATATCGGCGCGTCAACAGTCAAGGATCGCTGCCTTACgaggagcaacaacaactcttgcaacaacatcaacaacagcaactgtCGGGGATGATGGCTCCTACAGGATCGTCGGCTCCATCGATGAATGGAACCGAATCCATCCGCAGCGGTAGGAGTAGAACGCCGCCACCTCGACCTCCTCCGCCTGTCttccggcaacaacaacaacaacaacaccagccaCCGAAGCCGCTGGACCAGCAACCGGTCCCAGTGACAGCGGCAGTCACTTTACAACTACCGCCGCAGACGGACTGGAATTGCAGTCGATCCGGGACTCCGCCTTCCCTGCCAGCCAACAGTCCGCCGCCTCTTCCGGATCGGGAAGATCTGGATTTCGTCATGGATGAAGTGTCCTCTTCCGCTTCGCTGTCGTCGTCTTCACCGTCTCCTATTCCCGGCATGACGGACGTCGTTGAAATCAACGACAAGGAGTCGGTTGGAGAGGACGGAGAAGTTGTCAGGAGACGGACCATCATCACCTTAGGGCCCcgggtggttgttgttggcacGGCTCCATCCGCCGCTGGAGGCGCTGAGGGATCGTCCAGCAGCATCAACATCACTTTGCTCAACGGAGGGCCAGTCACTTCCAGTCAGTCGAACGATTCAACCAAAGCGACGACGGAACATCATCAGGCCGTTGCGGCTCCTGACGACACGCCCCAACGTGCCAACGCTCGGGCCAGCGCTTACAACGCCCGCCGGACCATCGAACAAAGAcgtcagcagcaacagcaacaacagttgcaacaacagcaacaacaggaagatgaacaagaagaagaagaagaggaggatgaAATTCAGGAGCCGGAACAGGTCCAACGAGAACAATCGCCGGCGCCGGTTGTTGTAACGAAAACCCCGCCGGCCTCGACGTACCTGTACGGCGAAAAAGGCAGTCCGGCTTCCAGTTTTGGTGGTTCTTCATTGCGCACCATGTCCATCTCCATGTCGTTTGACGATCTCGACGAGACCAACAGCAACGCCTCCATGACGGAGCAGCAGCGCATGAGATCCGGCGGGCGGAACAGGTCGGAGGCGTGGTACGAGCGCCGCCAATCGTACGGCTTTGAAGCGGCCGACAAGCTTCAGAGTTTGCTCAACACGTCCGGCAGTTCGGATGTGCCGTCCATCACCGGGACGGCCGTCAGCCGATCCTGCGACAGTCTCTGCTCCACCGTCCGCTCGACGTCCAGCGCCATCGAGAAAATGATTCCGCCCTGGATCAAGAATCCCTCGCCCAAACAGGCCGAAGAGGAGACGGGCAAATCGCCGACCGGCTCTTCTCGCCTCTCGTATTTCGCCCAGTCGATTGATGACGTTTCGGCGGATGACGAGTCGGAAGAAGATCATCTCACGCAAAAGGATGCGGTTCGTGAATCCGGAACGCCTTCCTCGGTTGCCACTGAGCACAAAACGACCGCCCAACCGAGACGGACACCGACTCCGACGTCCGTCCAGCGCTCCGAGAGCAGCCGCTCGGCCACAAACGTGCTGGAAGAGGCGGAACCGATTTGGTTAAGAGATTTGAGGGTCCGGCGGAGTTTGCGAGACGGACGACGGAAACCGCCCGTCATCAAGTCGCCACCGCCGATCGAGACGCCCGTCTGGTTGGGCGTGAAACTACGACCCACTGGACTCTCCTTGATCGATCCCGATCCTTCCGCCGGACCGACTTCCTCCACTTCCCACCTGCCGTCGCCGACCAAGCCGCACAATTACACGCCCATTTTCACGTTCACCAACACCAGCACGACCAGCAAGATCCAGCAGCATCTGCGCAACTCGCGGGAGAACCTCCTGGCCAGTGCCCAGTCATCGCCCGAACCCGCCCGGAAGAAATCGGAAGAGAAACCGCCGGCGCCTGCTGTAACGACGACGTTAAAAGTGTCCGTCTCGAGTCTGGCGTCGTCCAACGAGTCCAGGGAAGAGCTGGCCAATCACCAGACGGTCATCGAATCctgtcacaacaacaacacgacaaCCTTCCGCGTGGTTCCGGCCAATAAAGCCAATGCGAAACCGGTGCCCAGCAGTTCCATCGTTATTGTCAATTCTTCGCGTGAGAGTTTGCACAGCATCGGCACAGCGGACAATGCGTCATCCTTTAGCTGCGAgacgggcaacaacaacaaattgaaCCACCACAAGTCGATCGAATTGATGCGGATGCTGGAAGAGACTCCGCTGGTGTCGACCAACGGCGTTCCTTTAAGACACGACCGGATGGATTCGGCCTCTGGTGTCAACACGGAAACCGGATCCGTCTATTCGATGGGCGACTGGACCGAGTGCAGTTCGACCATCGCTTCCGTCAAGAATTCCAACGAGGATCTGACGCAAATCAACCAGACGGAAGGGCAAAGGAAAGCCAAAAAAGTCGCCTTCGGGGCGGATGTGAAAGAGGAGAGCGACCAGAAGAGATCCAGACCTCGAAGGATCCGATCCAGGAGCCCCGAGTCGCGATTGCGCGAATGGCAAGAGCGGCTGGAAGAAGTGAAATCCACCATCATCCACCATCACCAAACGGCCACAGTCAATCAGCATCCGGAATTTGGTGTCGGAATTTGCATCAGCGCACCCACCAGCGGCGGATTGCCGCTTCGAATGTTTGGCGACGACATCAAGGAtacgatccagcagcagccggaatCGAATGCATCAACCAATCATTTCGCTTCCCAGTCTTCACCTACCAGCGATACCTTCCGGTCACTCCTGCAGCCTAGAAAACCCTACACCATCACCCCCACGGCTGTTGTTAATCCGGCGGTGACTACTCCGGTGGTGAAGGAATCGGTGGTTATCGATAGTTATCCGCCCATGATGAAAGCTTACTCTACTGCTCCGCCGGTGGAAGTGTCGCCTTCCAGGCCGACGCCCATGGTCATCCGCAACGGAATTGTCAATTTCGACTCTTCTGTCGAGCGGAAAATCGTCATTTTGGAGGAGAAGGAAACGATTCCGGCGCCCAAGAGCATCTTGAAGAAGAGGAGCGTTGAGAATTTACTGGATCTTGACCGGAACTGCGAACCCGCGATCAAACCGGCGGTTATTCCTGTGATTCCGGCTGCGATCCCGGTGATTCCGGTTCAAGTCGTGACGGGAAGTCAGTCTGTCCATTCCGGAATCACCGTTTCCATGACGAATCAGAAGAAAGAGCCTCCGCCGGAACAGCAGGAGATCCTGCCGTGGCGGATTCATTTGAAACACGTCGAACAACCGCCGACGATCAATTCCGTTGCGATCCAGCAACAACCGCAGCCGGAAGTCGTAGTACCTCCGTGGAGAATCGAACTCAACCGGAAGAAAACCCCGCCGTTTGTTCCGAGGGCGTCCACTCCGGAAAACTTCTTTTCCCGCGGTCGTTCGCCAGCTTCTTCCGAGTCGTCGGCCACTTCGATTCCGGGCATGTCGGCGGCTGAGCTCATCCGCAACCTGCGCCCCAATCCGGTCATGATGGTAGCCCGTTGCGAAGTCAGAGAATCCGTTTTCCGGCCGCCATCCAATTCGATTGAACCGGAAGCGGAGACCATTGTTCCGCCGGAATCGGATCCTCTATCAGTCAGAACCGATCACGGCTACCACTCGATGGAGCCGGAAGCGGAATCCAGCCTCATCAAGCGCCACCACAGCTCCTCTGCTCGACAACAAACGACGGTGGATGAAACGAAAACGATCGACGAAACCATCGCCCAGCTCAACGAAACGATCGAAGAAATCCGTTCGCTGGACCGCACCGAAACGGAATTCGACCGGAATGCAATCCACTCGATTCCAGTCGAAGTCGTCGCTCCCAAGATGATGGATTTCACTCcggcagccagcagcagcccggCCAAGAATCACGAAAAATCTTGCGCACCTCCCGCTGGACTCGTTCACTCCAAAAGCGCATCGAAATTGCCAGAGAATCGATTCGTCGTCCGCGAAATCCGTCCCTGCAGCGCCGTCCAAGATTCACGCTCGTATTTCCATTCCACGACGTCATCCAAAGAGACTACGCACCATCATTCGGCAG TGACATCCAATCGTCGTGATTCCGTGGAAGCGGAAGGGCCGGAAGCCAAGGCGGCGTCGGCCAATACCCAATTACAGCGCCTTCGGGAAACCACCAAGTTGCTGGCGGATGGGCATCCGCAGCTTCGGGCTGATCCGACTCTAAGCCCGTCGAGATTGATGCAAACGAACGAGTCCAATAACCAtaacaggagcagcagcaccaacaACACTAGCCACAAGAACCAAAATGGCGACGTCACGACCCCGACGGTGATGATGACGCCCGTCAAACTTCTTGCAAGCCCCGAGCAAAAGGGGCGGCTGTCGTTCGTGATGGCCTCGGGAGTCGATGACGATGACGTGACGGCCGCTCACCCAACCATCCCTACCATTCCAGTCGTCCATCATAAACCAGTCG TGCCGGAATTGGCAGATTCGAGCGTGGAAGAATTGCTGAGCAGGTTCGAGAAATCGGCGGATGACGTTCTTCCAGATCCGCCTTTGATCCGCAAAAGCAGTTCGGCCACTTCGATGACATCCAGCAcgttcaacagcagcagcacgacgacgacgaccaatcAATTGCGGACGACGCAGTTTACGAAGCAAGTGAAAAAGTCCAGTGTGACAGCGCCTTTGGCCGTTGGAATGAATAAGCCTCTGCCGGCCAAACGATCCAATTCCATTGAATTGACGTCAG GTATGCCGGAAGAGAAGGCCGCTCTGTTGGTGAGGAAATTTTTCGGCAATTCCGTCATCGAAACGAAGAAATCTCGGATGGCCAAGACGGAGACGATCATGGAAGAGTCGAGCGAGCTGGGCTTTTCTTCCTCCTTTAGCgaagaaaagagtttgctggaAGTGGCGGTGGAAACGTTTTCTTCTCCAACTCCGCCGCCTCCGGCGGAGGACCCGTCTTTCCCTGATTGCGACGATTTCTTCCATCGCCCGTCCAGCGAAACGGAAGGAATGAGCACTTCGTCTTTCGGTTCCGTCCTGGATGTCATGACGGACACGACCACCGACGACGAGCGGAGCAACCGCACGACTTCATCCATGACGATGACCAACACGTCGCGCTACTCGAGCTGCAGTGAGCGCAGCGTCAAACTCAGCGACATTATCAACCGGCAGGATAGGCCATCCTTGCTGGATTCGGTCCCTTCCTCTTCCGCCGTCACGCCTCTGATGGATGAATATTCTTGCGCTACATCCGAATCGGCTTCCATCGCCATTAGTTTGTGTCAGACGACGACCGACTCCTCTTCGACAGGATCGGCTTTCTCCAGGTCGGGATCCAGCAGCATCCGCCGGAATAAAACCCAACGACATCCAACTGTGATCAGGAAAGATAAGAGTGGCGTTCCGGTAGTGTCTGTCAAGTCCTCGATTAGGTCACCTACCAGCAAGAGCCGAGGTGGGGCCAGCACTCCATCAAGAGGAAGTCATCACCGATCCTGCACAGCCTCTCCGTCAACGAGCTCGACTCCGGGAGTTCGGCGCCGCTCCAATGGCAGCAGTAGCGTCAAATCCACCGGAGACCCAGTGAAAACGGTTCCTTCCGTCACCCGATCCAGTAAAAGCGCCAGTTCTCTGGCGGCAGCTCCTGTCCGGCCTCCACGAGCGCTCCAGCAGATCAACCAGTCAACGGAAGTGAAGAGAAGGAGTCTGAGGACCTCTACCAGTGGCAGCACGCTTCGAAACGCAACTGCGGCTTCATCGGCCAAGTCTCCTGCGGCAGCTTCCGCTTCGAGGAGATCGCCCGCTCCTCCGGTGGATCGCAAGACCAGTGGAGGAGTTCCTTTGGCCAACAGGACCAACCGTTTAGTGACCATCACATCCTACAAAAGCCGGAATTCCGCTTCTGCCAAACCGGATGAGATTTCGG CCGTGAGCGGAATCAAAGTGACGCCGGTCGCAGTAGGTTCTGGTCATTACAAAATCCGGATGGATCAAAGGATCGCAGCCGCCACAACGGAAAAAGCTTCTAAAACATCAACTCAGAAAATCTCCACTTC ACAACGAACGACGGGGACCAAGACATCGACGACATCGGAGAAAcgatccaccaccaccaccacctccagcCGGAATTCGACCCTGAAACAACAGTGTGACAAATGA